TGATGCTGATCGGACACTTAGTTTACTCTAATTGGTTTTAGTTTATGTTTCGTATTGGTTTTTCTGTTGGTTGATCAGTAACGTATGTGATAAGTCATTGCGGTGTTGCAGTTAATGGTTTAATTTATGGGGTTTTATATCATAGTGGCCATCGTTCTCGTTAAAATATCTCATCTAGCTACCTGATCTCCACAGGGACTCATTTGAAACACTCAAATCACTATGTATATCACTCTGTTaaatttagatttttttttaacaaaattgAGGATTTTTTTTATAGATAGATTAACTTTAGACATATGCAGTTGAGGATTTTGGTTTGACGTTTATTAAATCAATTACAAGAACAAAGGTTGAAGGTGTTGGGGGAACATTTTAAAAGAATCATATTTATCTATGTTCAATTATATAAGTTTTGACGAGTgtgatttattttattatatgagCCATGTGGACTACACTTCATCGTGTGACTAGCATTCCGTTAAGTTTTGTGttaatttttttctgaatttAGTGGAATGATATGTATCATTATTTAAGTGTTTTAATTGAGTCGCCGTTGAGATCGGGTAGCTAGGTGATATATTTAACGGTAAGGGCAGTCACTTTGATATAAAACCCTTTGATTTATAGGTAAACGAAGTGTATGGCAGCACGTAAGTGGTCATTAGGTTAAaacatgtgtgtgtgtgtatttgtgAACAATTAGCAGGTACTGGTAATAAATAGTTTTACTATATTGTGAATGTTAATTGTGATTTGGATTCATGTACAAATGCTAACTGTGATGTTgaaatattaatttatataatgTTCTGAGAATGACATGAGCTGTTTTAAATTTGTGATGTTTATAGATGGGAAAGGATAAAATATCAGTATTGGTTTTTTTGGTCTAAATGACTGTATATTAAGCTGTTTATATGTATAGGTTGAGGTTGAACCAATGAGGTCATTTTGAGGGTGATGCAAGAACCGGAAATTTAGAAAGGGTGAATAGCTGCTCCCTCTGTTTTCAAATAATAGTCGTTCAAGAAAGTCAACTTGTCAACTTGTTAATTGTTTAACTATTTCACTTATTTACCCTACTTTAAAAATCCTAAGATCATCTTCTGTCGGTATTTAGAGTTAAAAGATGAAATCAAAAATTGTAATAATAAATGCAGTTTTGATGTAATAATGagttttttaaatattttatcaaaaCTTTAAGATACTATTATGTGAAATTAGAGGGTTCAAGATTTGGTCTGTTGTGATGATAATTGGACACGTAATTTACTTTTATAATTTGTTTTTTGTCTATATTTGGTATGGGTTCTTCTGTTGCCTTCTTGATATCTTACATGGTAATACATAGTGCTATCACACTAAAATTAACTGGTCACAACTTATACATTGATTATAGGTCAAAGACTCGTAGTCGtcatttattttaatattttgtgaATATAAGTGATTTTGTCAGTCAGGTTTGTCCAAATAAGTGTTGGGAAATATTATTTTATGTACAATTCTCCAAATAGGTGGGGACTGTTTTTGTATATACAGTTAAAAGCCCGACTTcaaaattatggaaagaaataaTTTGTCTCTACAGACTTGCATACACTGTCTGTCATAGATGGCAACACCAGATGTTTTGGACCAGTGGCATATTCGCAAGAATATGAAAAGCTATTTAAACATCATCTAATGGAGTTATGTATTAGCAGTAGTGTTTTACAGAGAAGCGTTTCATTAACAACTACAGAGTATCTATTATTGCTGTTCAATACTTAATAGTTCAATATGCCAATTTCTGCCGACTTATATGCTGTCATTTGTCGTGACCATCTGACATTGTTTATGTCTCAAGAGTCACATGTTGATTTGAAGACTCAAGAAGTAAAAAGTAAGGATGATAAGATCTTAGAGAAGGAAAACATCATTAAGGAGAAGTCGGATACAATAGCATCATTGCGCAGTGAGATAGCGTCAGTCCAAGTAAGAAACTCTAGTATATGAAATGATCTGTGCCTGTGTCCCTGGTAGCCATACCAGAAGCAATTTGTTGCTTATTGTTGAACAACTTTCAATTGTTTACTAGAAAAAAGGAACCTCCGATGTTGAAGAGCAGCTAGCAAAGGCCCATGCACGATCCGCTGAGCTAGAGAAACAGGTTAGTTAGTTAGTATAAGCAAAACATAGTTTTGTACTCGGTAGATATAATTAAAAACGGTACATAATACATAAATTGATATATATCTTTGAAGGTGGAGAACCTTAAAAAGGAAACAGAGCTGAGGGCTAAGGAAAAGGGTGAACTAGAGTCTCGGAAATTAGAAGCTGAGAACAAAGTTCTTGAATTGAATCTGAAACTCAAGAGTGTAGGTTTCTCTCCACTTGATTGTAAAATGAAGTTATTCATTGTTAATGCTGAGAATTTGACCATTTGCGTGTTCATCTGGACTTGAATGTTAATGAACAGCAACTGAAGTTTAATATCTTAGGATCACTACAGTTCTTCGGCCCAAGGTTAATTTTTGGTTCATTTTGCAGCTGCAAAAGAATATTGATGAAGAAAAGGTCAAGAtaaaaaaaactgaacgtgcCCTTCAAGTTGCCGAAGTAAGTTAGCAGTTGGTACAGTGGTCTTGAATTTCTTATATACCTAATTTAAGTATTACAAATATACAACTGCATCTCAATTGGAGACTATCCTGTAGGAGGAACTGATGAAGGCAAAATTTGAGGCCACTTCAAAAATTAAGGAACTCACAGAGGTACTCCGATTGTTGTTTTCCTTATTCATTCTTGGTGCTTTCATAGGTCAATATTTACATTCTCAAGGGTCATAGAAGGTGCTGCTTGTCATTTTATATTTGCAAGTAATGTAAAAGGTCAATTGTGAGGTGGTACAAGTAAATTTTTTTCAATTCTTGTTGTCACGACTACTGACATACATTCAACTCCGCCATAGCTTAAGCAAGTTTGGTTTGTTGTTCCTTCTGATTCCACCCAACCAAACAGTTTTCTTGGGCCAATAAATTATTCGTCAACAAAATCTTTTGTAGGGAGAGCTGATGTTGGACGAGCTTTCCCAAATTCGTAATATCAATACGAAATAGGCTCATAGAAAAACTAACAATCTATGTATCTTTCTAGATTAGCGAGTAAAAGGCCATTTGATTTCTTATATTCTTTCATTTGTTTACAGTGGTTATTATCATATTAAGATTAAGATTATAGGGTTGGATTCCATGGAGAACACCTTAATTGAGAACATCGGAGAACACTTCATTTTTCTTATATATTTTTGTATCTCTTATTCAAAATGCACGTGTCATGTTAATGAAAACAAAAatttgtatatataaaaaaagaatataaattttttttTACATAACATATACATATGTTATGCACAAATCACAGAACATACTATACTTCTATATCTAGTGTTCTATAATAATTATCacaatatttattaaaatttgaCAGTGTTATGTAAAACTAAAATATATTTATGAGAATTTTTGATACAATTGAAGAAATAATAGTGAAAAACAATTTGCAGAACACATGAATATAATTACAGAACATACTAGTTCTCCGGGGAACTAGTTCTCATTTGAGCTTAGCCCTAAGATTATATTTCAGTACGTTAATTACTTACATTGTGCTGGCACTTCTTGGTAATTAAGAGCACCTCCTTGACTATCTCTTCTGAATAGATCTAGAGCCTTCATCCAATGAATTAGTCTGTCAGTCCAGTCCTGTATCATATTAATATCTTCACCATCCCTTAAAAAAATAGTTGCATTTCTTGCATATATTTAGATTCGCCCTGAAACTGAATACACTCGCAATGTGTTTATGATTTTTAAAGCATGGTGTTAAATGATTGGCTTTGAGATTCTCAGACCGTTTTTTTCATTGTTTGAAGTTATTTGTAACAATTTTCGCCTGATCTTTGTGGTAATATAATCCGCATTTTCCTATGATTTACAATCAGGTTCATGGTGCATGGCTACCACCTTGGCTTGCAGTTCATGTATTCAGATGCCAGGTAACACATATACAGAAGTGTCTTATTATTCTCTCTTTTCAGTTCTGACCTATACTGCTACTCTGCAGTCATATATGGCAACACATTGGAATATGCATGGAAAGCCTGCTATGGAGTTAATGATTGAAAAGGTACTCTTTAGCATTTTCCCACTTGTTTTGTACTTCTGTTTGCCAACACAATATCTGTTTTCATAGGTGTCACTTGTGTGTCACCAGCAAGGGATGCCTGACAACAATATTGAACTATTAAAAgggttttatttatttttgatataTATCGACTTCTGTATTTATCAAATATGCATTTCACTTTTATGTGCAGGCAAAAGTAAAGAAGGGTCAGGTTGAGAAATGGGCTGAACCCCATGTGGAAACTGTGAAAACTGTAAGGCACATTTTGAATTTTTTGTCATTGTTATGTAGTTTAACATTGTTTCAACTTTCATGGTATATATGATAATTTTGTCTGAAGGTCTAATACAGCTTGATTTGCTTTCATTACTTTAGTGTAGATAATTTTACTATTATTTTCATTAGTAACAGGATGCTTCTATAGCATGCTTTTTATGATCTGAGATTTGCTGTCGGTCATAGGTCAGATATTTAAGATGATAGATGAAGACATAAAGAATTATTAAATGGTTTAATtatattgaatttaaaaaaaatattaaactGATAGAGTAGAATCTAAACTGCATCGTAAGCGGTAAAGTCAGAACAGTGTATGGTAAAAATGTCACTGATAAATGATGATAGAATAAAGACTTCAAACATATCTGGATTTGTCTGACTGGAGTTTATTGCCTATTGTTTCTGTCTTGTGAATCGTAGAACTggattccatctatcaaggaaaAGTGGTTTGTCGTGAAAACTACTGCTGAACCACATGTGCAGTCATTCACCACAAAGTTCATCGAAGTTTATGAAACATCCAAGACTGCTGCAACTCCACATGTTATAAAACTTTACGAAGTTGTGGATTCATATTATCAGGTAAAAACATATATTATATTAAGTTAATTCATGTAGTTGGTTAGACGTATTTTCTCGTGACATActttttttttcaatttaattACAGGAAGTTAAGAAAGTTAGCAAGCCACACATCGACCGGGTTGCCACTGCAGCAAGACCTCATGTTGATAAACTAAACAGAGCATTGGAGCCATACACAAAGGAGGCGTTTGTTGCATATGGAAAATTTCTTGAATCTGCTACTCAGTACCATCAGGAGGTACAATTAATTTAAATTGGCTTTCTCCCAGTTCATAATTTTCATTTCATCTTTAGTTTCTGAATATAAAGTTTTGTTACTAATGCTCGGGGTGAGGTGAGAGTCTAAGAGATAATAGAAAAAGTTTTGCAGTTAATGACTAGGAGAAGGCACTAGAATCCTTTTGAGCCCTTTTGAAAGTCCAGTGTCGTGCATTTCATAGCAGAACTAACCCATTTGCAGCGTGCTCGTTAGTTAACCTCTCCTATTTTCTCGCAGAGACATGTTGGTTCATTGTTAAACTAGTGAAGTCAAGAAATTAATAGTTCATTTCTGGGGTCAACGGCAATTTGCAAAATCTATCCTTTTAGTAAGATGAAAATTGGTTAATTCAAGTAAATTTAATATATAGCTTCTACTAGGAAAAACACGAACTAAACTTCCAGACTGGTATCTTGAATATTAGGTACGTGATCAGAATATGATTATTAAACAACTTGTTAGGCTGGGATTTTGTTCAAAGTTTATCGTCACTGTGCTGAAACTGTCTACAGTTGAACACTTGAACTCTTTCTGTGACCAATGAAAGATACTAAATAAATTGCAATTCTATTTATATAAAGGTATTATGTTATGTTTTCTTGGTTTATTTGTTTTGCCGGGTTCTTATGCTAATTGTTATTGTTTGTTGTTCCAAACAATGCATTTTCTTACTTACTTTTTCATTGAAGGTTCAAGAAACTGTACAAGGATATCTGCGAAAGCATGAACTGACAAAAGCTATAGCGACTAAAGAGTTGGTGTGGTTTGCGGTATGTATCTGTAAGATGTAGTCAGGATCTTATCTGTTCTGTCAAATACAGTTTAACATTTTTTTTGCCTCTGTTATTTTTCTAACTATCATGTTGTTATCTTTCAGGCCTCAGCATTGTTGGCTCTGCCCATCATCATTTTATTTCGAATTTGTTCAGTGATCTTCAGGTAAGTGTAATCCTCTCTGTCACTCGGAAACTCATCTTTTGAATTTCAAAGTGGAGTACTAGGAACGGGAATTAGGGAAACTATTTAACTTCTGCTGTGCAAATTATTTTTTGAGAATATCAAGGGTATTTAGACCTCTTTGGTATGCCATATCTATGATACCATCTTAGATGACCAGCTCTCTCAAATCTTTAAAGTCTTGGGGAATACATTGAATCCCAAATCCTTTTTGTGTACATAGATGGTTCTAGGGCAAGGGGACAAAAAATGAATCTGGGACCTTCAACATCTATATATATGAGGAAGAATGAGATTTTGGGTGTGTAGTTTTGTGATACTGTAAGATGGTTTTTCATTGCTCATCAAATGTGACTATGAGACCG
This sequence is a window from Apium graveolens cultivar Ventura chromosome 9, ASM990537v1, whole genome shotgun sequence. Protein-coding genes within it:
- the LOC141683432 gene encoding uncharacterized protein LOC141683432; its protein translation is MAVFKIFTLSVLFALLIVNVNADASSAVDEVEVIRSDGSDSAVRIEVEQLMMKIQSLESHVDLKTQEVKSKDDKILEKENIIKEKSDTIASLRSEIASVQKKGTSDVEEQLAKAHARSAELEKQVENLKKETELRAKEKGELESRKLEAENKVLELNLKLKSLQKNIDEEKVKIKKTERALQVAEEELMKAKFEATSKIKELTEVHGAWLPPWLAVHVFRCQSYMATHWNMHGKPAMELMIEKAKVKKGQVEKWAEPHVETVKTNWIPSIKEKWFVVKTTAEPHVQSFTTKFIEVYETSKTAATPHVIKLYEVVDSYYQEVKKVSKPHIDRVATAARPHVDKLNRALEPYTKEAFVAYGKFLESATQYHQEVQETVQGYLRKHELTKAIATKELVWFAASALLALPIIILFRICSVIFSRKPQKPNRSANPSHSRRKAKRGHSEK